A region of Plantactinospora sp. BC1 DNA encodes the following proteins:
- a CDS encoding ABC transporter permease: MTGTLRTDAPVGDTATVTAARRGSTGPRAVAALVVRDLGGRRLVRLPLLLDLTFGIVNLLVFLFISRLLGQPDGTAEQSAATGLAGAASYFDFVAIGITFMLVLQSAATQLTARIAAEQRGGTLEMLAAQPVPVWALALGVAGYPFVFALLRAGFYLLVLSLLLGLRTDRADWLGVVLLLGLGGTAVLGIGVALMAVSVAVGHGGTVARLLVVGLSFVSGTYFPTAALPAELHPLVAVLPTRLALDGLRAAIAGEEWGSSALALLGTTVVLLPAAICTFGLALRSARSRGTLTRG; this comes from the coding sequence ATGACCGGCACCCTGCGCACCGACGCCCCGGTCGGCGACACCGCGACGGTCACCGCCGCTCGCCGCGGGAGCACCGGGCCACGCGCCGTGGCCGCGCTCGTCGTACGCGACCTCGGCGGGCGACGGCTCGTCCGGCTGCCGCTCCTGCTCGACCTCACCTTCGGCATCGTCAACCTGCTGGTCTTCCTCTTCATCTCCCGGCTGCTCGGCCAACCCGACGGCACCGCTGAGCAGTCCGCCGCGACGGGTCTGGCCGGCGCCGCGAGCTACTTCGACTTCGTCGCGATCGGCATCACCTTCATGCTGGTCCTCCAGTCGGCCGCCACCCAGCTCACCGCCCGGATCGCGGCGGAGCAGCGCGGCGGCACCCTGGAGATGCTGGCCGCCCAACCGGTACCGGTCTGGGCGCTCGCGCTGGGCGTCGCCGGTTACCCGTTCGTCTTCGCCCTGCTCCGGGCCGGCTTCTATCTGCTGGTGCTGAGCCTGCTGCTCGGGCTGCGAACCGACCGGGCCGACTGGCTCGGGGTGGTGCTGCTGCTCGGGCTCGGCGGCACGGCGGTGCTCGGCATCGGCGTCGCGCTGATGGCGGTCTCGGTGGCGGTCGGGCACGGCGGCACCGTCGCCCGGCTGCTCGTCGTCGGGCTCTCCTTCGTCTCCGGTACCTACTTCCCGACCGCCGCGCTGCCGGCCGAACTGCACCCGCTCGTCGCCGTACTGCCGACCCGGCTCGCCCTGGACGGGCTGCGCGCGGCGATCGCCGGCGAGGAGTGGGGGAGTAGCGCACTGGCGCTGCTCGGGACCACCGTCGTACTGCTGCCGGCCGCGATCTGCACGTTCGGCCTGGCCCTGCGCTCGGCCCGCAGCCGGGGGACGCTGACCCGTGGCTGA
- a CDS encoding ATP-binding cassette domain-containing protein, producing MLRLRGAGRRFGRRTVFADLDLDLPAGVRLLVVGGNGSGKTTLLRCLAGTLALSAGRATVAGHPVGSPAARHLVGVGLATDLGLYEQLTARDNLMLVARLRLPVPDRSAEVRRLEGELGVDTFSGTPIRHCSTGMRARVTIARALLGDPKLLLLDEPGRSLDDRARELLWATLDRRPRLGCVIASPHDTDRDRCDRLLTLTAPR from the coding sequence ATGCTCCGGTTGCGCGGCGCGGGCCGCCGCTTCGGCCGCCGTACCGTCTTCGCCGACCTCGACCTCGACCTGCCCGCCGGGGTGCGGCTGCTGGTCGTCGGCGGCAACGGGTCCGGCAAGACCACCCTGCTGCGCTGCCTCGCCGGCACGCTGGCCCTGAGCGCGGGCCGGGCCACCGTGGCCGGCCACCCGGTCGGCTCGCCGGCCGCCCGGCACCTGGTCGGGGTCGGCCTCGCCACCGACCTCGGCCTCTACGAGCAGCTCACCGCCCGCGACAACCTGATGCTGGTCGCCCGGCTCCGGCTGCCGGTGCCGGACCGGTCCGCCGAGGTGCGCCGGCTGGAGGGTGAGCTGGGCGTCGACACCTTCTCCGGTACGCCGATCCGGCACTGCTCCACCGGAATGCGCGCCCGGGTGACGATCGCCCGCGCCCTGCTCGGCGATCCGAAGCTGCTGCTCCTGGACGAGCCCGGCCGCTCCCTCGACGACCGGGCCCGGGAGCTGCTCTGGGCCACCCTCGACCGCCGTCCCCGGCTCGGCTGCGTGATCGCCTCGCCGCACGACACCGACCGGGACCGCTGCGACCGCCTGCTCACCCTCACCGCCCCGCGATGA
- a CDS encoding lasso RiPP family leader peptide-containing protein — MNLIRDDSAGHPHDDPADYQAPTVRRLGTLAELTRGGTVGPDDGLGGAGDEGSV, encoded by the coding sequence GTGAACCTCATTCGGGATGATTCGGCCGGGCACCCGCACGACGACCCCGCCGACTACCAGGCACCGACCGTGCGCCGGCTGGGCACGCTGGCCGAGCTGACCCGGGGCGGCACCGTCGGCCCCGACGACGGGCTCGGCGGCGCGGGTGACGAGGGATCGGTGTGA